Proteins co-encoded in one Arachis stenosperma cultivar V10309 chromosome 7, arast.V10309.gnm1.PFL2, whole genome shotgun sequence genomic window:
- the LOC130942216 gene encoding calcium uniporter protein 5, mitochondrial-like — MWSRGWCVGSLLRQRVCATLNIVSSHGYGGKAHQPFDHTPLFSLKGFADDGRKRNNNGEGGRGVGVSSISVFLNRMNNKRGVCSSTWVSSPFNNGGINNSNSPSSSYGKIEGANSLSYAEAKKLMRLVNVENLKLKLGSDGKEVIPYNELIEACESMGVVRNKEEAMAFAKVLDEAGVILLFRNKVYLHPDKVVDLVISAVPLALTSENDPRREELKRLQEKKEELDVLAHKQVRRILWGGLGFGIATVSLFFRLTFWEFSWDVMEPIAFFTTSTGLIIGYAYFLFTSRDPTYQDFMKRLFLSRQRKLHKRHNFDIDKYNDLRCKCKTPLDAKTTLKNRLGVDLDLEEA; from the exons ATGTGGAGTAGAGGGTGGTGTGTAGGGTCATTGTTGAGGCAAAGGGTATGTGCTACTTTGAATATTGTAAGCAGCCATGGCTATGGTGGAAAGGCTCATCAACCTTTTGATCACACTCCATTGTTCAGTTTGAAAGGTTTTGCTGATGATGGAAGAAAGAGGAATAATAATGGAGAAGGAGGAAGAGGTGTTGGTGTTAGTTCTATATCTGTTTTTCTGAACCGAATGAATAATAAGAGGGGTGTGTGTTCATCAACTTGGGTTTCATCTCCTTTTAACAATGGGGGCATTAATAATTCAAAttctccatcttcttcttatgGGAAAATAGAAGGGGCAAATAGTTTATCATACGCTGAGGCGAAGAAGTTAATGAGGCTAGTGAATGTGGAGAATCTAAAGCTGAAGCTTGGAAGTGATGGGAAGGAAGTTATTCCGTACAATGAACTTATTGAAGCATGTGAAAGCATGGGAGTTGTAAGGAATAAAGAAGAGGCAATGGCGTTTGCTAAGGTTCTTGATGAAGCTGGTGTTATTCTTCTCTTTAGGAACAAGGTCTATCTGCACCCTGATAAG GTGGTTGATCTGGTTATAAGTGCAGTTCCACTAGCACTAACTTCTGAGAATGATCCTAGAAGGGAAGAACTAAAGAGGCtccaagagaagaaagaagagctCGATGTCTTGGCGCACAAGCAAGTCCGGCGCATCCTCTGGGGCGGCCTAGGATTCGGCATAGCCACCGTCTCCCTCTTCTTCCGGCTAACATTCTGGGAATTCTCGTGGGACGTCATGGAGCCGATCGCATTCTTCACCACGTCGACCGGCCTAATCATCGGCTATGCCTACTTCCTATTCACCTCAAGGGACCCTACTTACCAAGACTTCATGAAGAGGCTATTCCTTTCAAGGCAGAGGAAGCTTCATAAGAGGCACAATTTTGATATTGACAAGTATAATGATCTTAGGTGCAAATGCAAAACACCTTTAGATGCAAAAACCACACTCAAGAATCGCTTAGGCGTCGATCTAGATCTGGAGGAGGCTTAA